A region of Papilio machaon chromosome 22, ilPapMach1.1, whole genome shotgun sequence DNA encodes the following proteins:
- the LOC106720841 gene encoding uncharacterized protein LOC106720841, with the protein MDSFNSTTSADFNWPFPKPIIGKPCEPPTPNPPPRTRPAPVAPYCHCDAHSYSPRVEQYKQLLDKEQKLCQDYEQLRQQMVSVTNDILDHPCDDLDSKMETMYQATYKKRSFPVADYTKVMAATQSNAPIPMESHRLGMLRCYKDPTHFTEPPPTVRPTIEPPSPVHTGVSPKTMRIWFGEFPGRTEYIDEFSATAKANWRSMQRYKEPLPSTRRRADDRCV; encoded by the exons ATGGATTCTTTCAACTCTACTACAAGTGCTGATTTTAACTGGCCATTTCCTAAACCTATAATAGGAAA ACCATGTGAGCCCCCAACTCCAAATCCCCCGCCAAGGACGCGACCTGCGCCAGTGGCGCCATATTGCCACTGCGATGCACATTCGTACTCTCCTCGAGTCGAGCAGTACAAGCAGCTACTGGataaagaacaaaaattaTGTCAAGACTACGAACAGCTGAGACAGCAG ATGGTGAGCGTGACCAATGACATACTGGACCATCCTTGCGATGACCTGGACAGCAAAATGGAGACAATGTATCAAgcaacttataaaaaaagat CTTTTCCAGTCGCGGATTACACAAAAGTAATGGCTGCTACACAGTCCAACGCGCCAATACCGATGGAGAGCCATAGACTAGGCATGCTCAGGTGCTACAAAGATCCAACACACTTTACTGAGCCGCCTCCAACCGTCAGACCGACCATAGAGCCACCAAGTCCCGTCCACACTGGTGTCTCACCAAAGACAATGCGAATATGGTTCGGGGAATTCCCTGGTAGGACTGAATATATTGACGAATTTAGTGCCACAGCTAAAGCTAATTGGCGATCTATGCAGAGGTATAAAGAACCATTGCCTTCAACAAGACGAAGAGCTGATGACAGATGTGTATAG
- the LOC106720825 gene encoding uncharacterized protein LOC106720825, whose translation MMLQRLFLAILCAINAPKTQRCTLNTRVHFGQPLPVILRNGQLLEPTDNDGNIVVQYGDSITLSCIDQGSIRNLHTIQGRNTATINCINDDVFGNDEWLISPSRFSEFKCTSPPSYVSERTNRTCYDENVIYEVGYKIDNVFYPVYESCFNELELNAIYSKYTQKPYNALYQTRVERPFFIDNNVYGYVSVNSLFSPARQKSAVAQLVGDRVNSYVNKTEFLSRGHLAAKTDFALAFGERATFHYVNCAPQWVGFNGGNWNTLEVDLRNHIHDVGYSTIIYTGTFGVSQLVNQHGTVVDIYLHTDVNNNPVIPVPKYYYKVVYEPNSKRGIAFVGINNPHYTRQEAQNLFFCSDLCRGNDNFSWLTWHPDLSSEGYTFCCTVADFRQTVRHLPHFEVSGLLT comes from the coding sequence ATGATGCTACAGCGTCTGTTCTTAGCAATACTTTGTGCAATAAACGCACCAAAAACTCAACGATGTACACTGAACACTAGGGTACATTTCGGCCAACCGTTACCTGTGATATTAAGAAATGGACAACTCTTGGAACCCACTGATAATGACGGGAACATAGTTGTACAGTATGGGGACAGTATAACTCTAAGCTGCATCGATCAAGGCAGTATTCGCAATTTACATACAATCCAAGGACGAAATACAGCAACTATCAATTGTATCAATGATGACGTTTTTGGAAACGATGAATGGTTAATCTCGCCATCAAGATTCAGTGAATTCAAATGTACTAGTCCACCGTCATACGTCAGCGAGCGCACAAACCGAACGTGCTATGATGAAAACGTAATATACGAAGTCGGCTACAAAATTGATAATGTTTTCTATCCAGTTTACGAGTCTTGCTTCAATGAACTCGAATTGAATGCCATATATTCTAAATACACGCAAAAACCTTATAATGCATTGTATCAAACAAGAGTCGAACGGCCATTTTTCATTGACAACAATGTGTACGGATATGTTTCGGTTAATTCGTTATTCTCACCAGCGAGACAGAAGAGCGCTGTTGCCCAACTTGTTGGTGACAGAGTCAACAGTTATGTGAATAAAACTGAATTCCTATCAAGAGGGCATCTTGCTGCTAAAACTGATTTTGCTTTAGCATTCGGGGAACGGGCAACATTTCATTATGTGAATTGTGCTCCACAGTGGGTCGGTTTTAACGGTGGCAACTGGAATACACTGGAAGTAGACTTGAGGAATCATATCCATGATGTCGGGTATAGTACGATCATTTACACTGGCACTTTCGGTGTATCACAACTAGTCAATCAACATGGAACAGTAGTCGATATATATCTACACACtgatgttaataataatcCGGTAATTCCTGTTCCGAAATATTACTACAAAGTTGTGTATGAACCAAATAGTAAGCGTGGGATAGCCTTTGTGGGTATTAATAATCCTCATTATACAAGACAGGAGGCTCAGAATTTGTTCTTCTGTTCAGATTTATGTCGAGGGAATGATAACTTCTCTTGGCTCACATGGCATCCAGATCTATCTTCCGAAGGGTATACGTTTTGTTGTACAGTTGCCGATTTTCGACAAACTGTGCGTCATCTTCCACATTTTGAAGTATCTGGTCTTTTAACTTGA